Genomic window (Candidatus Diapherotrites archaeon):
ATTTCCTTTACTGTTTTTAGGTTCTTTAATTTATATCTTACCATAATGTCTCTTGCAATTATATCATTCAATAATTCTTGCAATATTTCAGATTTGTCGTATTTGAGATATTCAGGAAAGCCTCCTTTAATGAGATAACCTTCAAAAGAACTTAAATCAGCTTTTTTGCCAGTAAACGTCAAGAATTCCTTAAAAGAAAATGGAAAAAGTTCACAACGCAAATGTCTCCCGGTAAGTCTTGTTCCCAATTCTTTGCTAAGAAGAGATGCATTAGAACCAGTAATGACAACATATTTTTTTTTTATCTAGAATTGCCCTTACAAAAAGCTCCCATTTACCAACATTTTGAATCTCATCAAAAAAATAATAATTACTTTTGCCGAATTCTTCCACAAAAACTTCATTAAGTTTTTGAAAATCTCTTACATCAAAATCAACAGTTCTAGGATCCTCAAAATTAAAATAATATGACTTCTTTATTTTTTTCATTAACTGCCTTAATAAAGTGCTTTTCCCGCATCTTCTGGCCCCAGACATGACTAACGCAAAGGAGGCCCTTAAATCTATTTGTTTGAGTTTTTCTCGTTCTATTCCATAATCACTTTTCAAAATCTCGGTATTCTGTGTTTTAACTATGCTTCTTAAGGTTTCTTTCAACATCATAATAATATATGTTCAATATCAGTATATAAATCTTTTCATTACTAATGAAAACTTATGTTCATTTTAAATGAACAACTTTGCCGCACGTAAAAAATTAGCTTTTTTGCCTTTTACAAACAGTTATGTTATTCCCAACAATTACTTTAAAATGGGTTCGCATTAAATAATTCTATTGATTTAAAATGCAAAGTGAGCTACTTCCACTGCCAAAAACATGCTAATTCTCTTAATCCAAGCCTTTTCTCTTTTAAAAAAAGAGAAAAGTCTACGGTCTATCCAAAAGAGAAAAATAAATTTGTAATTAATAATTCAATTATCAATAAAAACAATTGCAACGAATTAATTCTTACTTCAAAAGCGAAGCAAGTACTACCAAGCAAAGCGCAGGTAGTACACCGGCGTCAACTGACTGAACGGTTGAGGGGTTGTAGTCTAGCCTGGTCAGGACTCTGGCTTTGGGACGGACCCTTTTCTTTTTTAGAAAAAAAGAAAAGTGTTACGTTATCCCAAAAGAAAAAAGGGGTTAGTTACCCCAAAAAAGAAAGGGATTGTTTTTTGTCCGCAAGAAAGCCAGTAACGGGGGTTCAAATCCTCCCAACCCCACTCGAACCATTAAATGGTTCAATATTACAGCAATTCAATAATGCACGTAGTGCCAGCTGCCAATAGCAGCTGTAGGAGGTATCGGAACCGCAAGGTTCTGATTTGCGGAGGTGGCGGAGTGGTCCAACGCACCAGCTTGGAGCCTGCCCCTTTTTCTTTTTAAAAAAAAGAAAAAGCGGCAAGTTGCCGGAAAAAGAAAAAGGTTTTGGTGGCCGGATAGCTGGCGAGCGCAAGCTCACGCGAGTTCGAATCTCGTCCTCCGCGTCCGCCCTTTTTCTTTCTTTCCAAAAGAAAGAAAAAGTGCAGGTTGCCCAAAAAGAAAGAAAGCGGCAAGTTGCCCAAAAGAAAAAAAATAAAGTTGCAGTTGGGGGGGGTAGTCTAGCTTGGTTAGGATTTCAGCTTGGGGTAAGCCCCTTTTCTTTTTTCCAAAAAGAAAAGGCCTTTGGGTTCAAAAGAAAAAACCTAAAAAAGGAAGGCTTCCAATATGCTGACGACCCGAGTTCGAATCTCGGCCCTCCCACTCTGCCCCTTTCTTTCTTTTAAAAAAAGAAAGAAAGTGGTAAGTTGCCCCAAAGAAAGAAAAGAAAAGTGCAGGTTGCCCAAAAGAAAAATGGTGAAAGTTTACAGTCCATCCAAAAGAGAAAAAGCATAGGTTGCAATTTAATTCCAAAAGGAATTAAATGCACATTAAAACCGAAAGGTTTTAATCGTACCCCAAAGAAAGAAAATACAATTAAATATAAGTTTCAATTAAGGTTTTAATCATGAAAGAAAAAGGCAGTGAAAAGGAAGAGAAGGTTACTTTCAATATTGACAAGGAAAAGAATTTCTCTGAGTGGTTCACTGAAATAATAAAGAGGGCTGAACTGGCTGACTTAAGGTATAACGTGAAAGGCTTTATTGTATTCCAGCCTTGGAGTGTTATTTCAATGGAATTAATGTATGCTGAATTGGAAAGGATTCTGAGAATGAAAGGCCATAAGCCTTACTGGTATCCTGCAGTAATACCTGAAAGCAATTTCAAATTAGAGAAAGAGCACGTTGAAGGATTTGCCCCTCAAGTTTTCTGGGTTACAGAGACAGGCGCAGGAGAAAAATTGGAGGAAAGGCTTGCTTTAAGGCCTACTTCAGAAACTGCATTCTACCAAATGTTTGCTTTATGGATTAGGAGTTACAAAGACCTGCCTTTCAAGTCATACCAGAGAGCCCAGGTCTTCAGGTACGAGACAAAAGCCACAAGGCCTTTCCTTAGGAGCAGGGAAATTTATTGGATTGAAAGCCATAATGCTTTTGCCTCAAGAGAGGATTCAATTAAACAAGTGAAAGAAGACATGCAGTCAACAAAGGAATTATTGTATGATTTCCTCTGTGTGCCATTCATTTTCTTTGAGAGGCCTCAGTGGGACAAGTTTGCAGGGGCAGAATCAACTTATGCTGCTGATTCCTTAATGCCTGACGGAAGGGTAGTGCAATTGCCTTCAACCCATTTGTTGGGGCAGAACTTCTCCAAGCCATTCAATATTACTTTCAAGGACGAGAAAGGTTCTGATCAGTACGTGTGGAATACGTGCTATGGGCCTGCTGTGAGCAGGATTTTTGCTGTAATGATGGCAATACACGGAGACAATAACGGCTTGGTTTTTCCTTTTACTGTTTCTCCAGTGCAGGTAATAATAATTCCAATTTTTGATGAAAAGAATAAAGAAAAAGTTTTGGCTGAAGCAGAAAAGGGCAGGAAGGAATTGAGTGAATTGGATTTGAGGGCTGAAATAGATGCAGGAGAAGAAAGGCTGGGGGACAAGCTTTACTTCTGGGAGATGAAAGGCATTCCCCTGAGAATTGAATTAGGGGAAAAGGAATTAAAGGGGAAGAAGGCCCTCTTGTTCAGGAGAGATACAAAAAAGAAGGAATTGGTTGCATTGAATGAATTGAAGAAAAAGATTCTGGCTGAAGGAAGGAATTTGAATGAAAGCCTTAGAAAGAAAGCAGAGAAATTCTTACAGGAATCAATTGTTGAAGCAAAAAGTATTGAAGAAGCAAAGAAACTTGTGCAGAAAGGAAAGATTGCAAGAGTGGAATTCTGCTCTATTGGGTTGGATGCAGTTAAATGTGCTGAAGCAATAGAAAAGGAAGCGCAGGCCTCAGTTAGAGGGAAAAGAATTGACTTGGAAGAGAAAACCAAAGGCAATTGCATTGTGTGCGGCAAAAAGGCTTCTGTTATAGTGTACATTGCAAGGTCTTATTAAGCCAAAAAAGCTTTTTTTGGGATAAAATTAAATAAATCTTTCTCTAATTATGTTAGGAACCAAATTAATTTATTGTACGGTGCATTTTAATGCCTGAAAAAGACGGCTTGGACCCATTGGTTAGAATGAAGAAGATGAACGCAATGTTCGGAGGCAAGGCAAAGCTTGCCGAGGTAAGAAAAAAATTAGGCCAGGACTATGAATTGATTGGCCCGAAAAAAACAATCAGGGAGCCAATTTCAGATGAAGAAGCAAAAAAGAAAATGGAGGAAGAATTAGGCGTAATAAAAGAAGAGGAAAAGAAAGAGCCATGGCAGGAGATAAATGAAATAAAAAAAGAATTAAAAAAACAGTTAACAGAAAAAGAAGAAAAGAAAGAAGAATTAGAAGAAGAAGTAAAACCAGAGGAATTGGAAGACAAAGGAATTGAATTTGATTTAAGGAAAGAATTAGAAAGCAAAAAAGCCCCTGCAGAAGAAGAAAAAGAATTAAGAGGCAAATTTGCATTCAAAAAGGAGTTCGCTCCAAAAGAAAAAGAGAAGCCTTTAACCTCCCAACAGCAGATGATTAAACCTTTTGAAATGGAGGCAAAGCAGAAAAAACCTGAGCCCTGGATTGAACTGGAAAAAGAAAAAAAGCCATTAATTGAAGAGAAACCGAAAAAGGCGTTCGCACTAGAAAAATTTGAAGTCAGAGAAGAACCAAAAAAAGAAGAGCAAAAAAGGCCTTTTGCAAAGCCCTCGCCTGACTGGCTGAAAGAGATAGACAAAAAGTTCTCTGAAACAGAAGAGCCAAAAGAATTAGTGTTCAACAGCATAATAACAGAGAAAGCTGAAAGCACGGGCCCCCCAAAAAAAGAGAAAATAGAAACAGAGGGAATAAGAATTGAGCCAATAAAAACAAAAAAACAGACAGAAGAAGAAAACATGCTCAAAGGATTTGTTTTTGGGGAAGAAGGGCAAATTCAGCCTGGCGCTGAATCAAGCAAAGAAGAATTGCTTGAAAAGCTTAAGGAAGGCATTGAAACAAAGAAACCTGAAGAAAAAATGCCTGTGGACAACATAATAAAATTGACAAAAATAATACCGAAAAATGTAGAAGAGGAATTCAGGGAGAAAGAGCCCGAAGAAAAAGAGGGTTCTGACTCATTAGGAAAACAGCTCGGGAGCATCACCAGCTTCTTTTCCTCAAACATAACCAAATCAATGGGAGGCAAGCCTATCAGCGGAGAAGAACTTGAAGGCCTCACAAACGAAGAAAAAAAAGAGATAAAAAAGCTTGTTTCTACTTTGGGCCCTGCAACAAAAAAATACACTAAAGAAGAAATCTACGAATCAATGATCCTTGAAAACAAATCAAAAAAGGTTGCAGAAAAAGTTATTTCAATATTATACCAGGAATGATTTCAGGCTTTCAGCTCACGCTTTGCGTTGTCCTGCCTTTTCTTGGAAGAAGCAATTCAAACAATGCTATCTTCCTTCCTTTTATTTTTTTTGTTTTTCCCCTGTTCTCAATGAATCCGTGCTTCCTGTAAAGTTTTATTGCATTCCTATTAGAGCAGTAAACCGAAAGAAGCGCAATAGAAAAATTTTTTTTCTTAAGAAAATTTATTGAATGCCTCAAGAGTTTTGAGCCTATGCCTTTTCCCCTGAATTTTTCTTTTACTGCAAAGCCGTCAATCCCTGCAGTTTCACCCCTTAATTTCAGGAAAATAAATCCTGCCAGAGCCCTGCCCTGCTTTGCAGCAAAAACAATTGAATTCCCTTCCTTGAGTTTTTGCGTTATTTTCTCTTTTGGCTCTTTAATGTAATCAAATTCCTTTTTTATCATTGAAGAAATTTCGTTTAAGTACTTTTCATTAGGCTTTAAGGTGATTGTAATCCTCATTAAATCTCAGTCTCTTTGATGTAGGATTCAATTTCATTTAATGATACAGCGCAGCCCTTGTACTTCAAAGCGTAGAGTGATGCCTTAAGGGATTCAATTGAATTGCCTAATTCTTTCTCAAGAAGCCCTAAATCAAAGGCTTCAGCCATCAATTCAACGCTCCTCACAATCCTCACTTGACCGCAGAATTCCTTTAATTCCTTGAGCTTTCCCTTATTCATTTTAATTGAAGCATTAAAATTGAGTGAAATGCTTTTCTTCAAAGAAAGAGGGTATTCAAGCATGGACCTTGCAGTCCTCTCATCTATGACCACAACAGAGGCATTGATTATTTTGTTTAATGCAAGGGCTTCTGCTTCACCGTAATGAATGAGCTCAAGAGGCCTTCCGTCATGAAAGAAGCAGTTGTTTGCAATGCCTTCAATCCTTTGAGCGAATTCTCCGATTTTTTCATGCCTGAATACTTTAATCCAGCCATTCTCTAAGGCCTGCTTTATCCTTATTGCATTCAATTCAAATTTGTCAATCGAGAGAGGAACATTAACTGTCTCTCGTGCTATTGCCTCGCTGATGTAAAAATTCCCTATTGCTTTTTGTGATAATTCGCCTAACACCTTCATTAAGCAGTTCTCTGAAATTGAAATCAAGGCGCTTGAATCAAAAACAAGGTCATTCATCCCTGAACAATCCCCCCAGTAATTCTTTTCTTTCTTTTATGCCCAGCTGCTTTTCTTCTGCGTCATGAATTTTTGTTGCGCCGATATATGAAAGGAGCTCCTTCTTGCTTGCGCCTGTCAAGTCAGCTGACTGGCTCAAGCTCAAGCCTAAAGCATAAGCCCTTGAAGCCTGCTTCACCTTTGCTTTCTCGAACACGTTCTGGATGAAGTTGCCGTACTCTTTGTCGACAGCAGAAACCTTTCTTGACAATTCATTCAATTCTTTTTTGAATGAATCAAAATCCTTTCTCTTCAGGCGCTCTATTGACTCATCCAATGAACCAATTATTTTTGATTTCACGTTCTCCCATTTAACTGAATCAATTATGTGCGGCTTTGAAAGAATTTTCTGCAGTGAATAAGCAATCAAGGACATTTCAGCCAGAACCTTGTCTGAGTGCAGTGCAGCCAATTCAATCAATTCATTGCTCTCATTCCTTAATCTAACCAATTCTTTTTTGCAGAAGCTGTCTTTTATTGACTTCATCCTGGAAATAAGGTCTTTAAGCATTTTCATAAATTAAAAGCGCGAAAAGATTAAATAATTGTTATGGCCTAATAGTTTAAGCAAGCCAAATAAGGACTGGGTTGAATTAAATGCCGGCAAAAACAAACTATCCGTTAACCATAATAATAATACTTGTATTTGCCGTAATTGTATTAGGGGCATTGTATATATTCCTCCCAAAAGAAACTCCAGTAAATAAAGAAAACGAATTCATTCACTCTGATTTAAATGAAGAGCCAGCACTTGATATTAGTGACCCGAGAAATTATGACATCAACTACACTCCAGGCCTTCCAAGGATGTCCAAGCCATTGAACTTGATGTACACTGTCAGCAATTGCCGGGGGGAAATAAAAGACAATACTTTTGTCCAGACAGCTGAAACGCCTCCGCAAGAAGACTGGAATGCCCCAGCAAAAGTTGTAATTAAAGGGACAACAATTGACATAAGCCATTACTGGTTTACACTCTGCAGGAATGAAAAGCCCATGGAAGGAAAAGACTTCAATGTCATTGCAGTATTTGAAGACGAAAGATTCTTTGTGGAAGAAAAAGAGGACTTGGATGTGGTAACACCCCTGTACAATTCAAATGGAGACCCCTGCTTCTGCCCGATAAAAATCCACGTAATCCTGAACGATGTAATAAAAGGCACAAGGCTTCTTGATGTAAGGAACCCAGACATGTGGGCAGCCTTCTCCCAGGTAATAGAAGTGAAGTAGAAATCAAATTAAAATTTTAAAAAACCTTTCCTTTTCATTAACAGGTAAGGGAAGCCTTTTTTGTCAATTTTTGAAATATCAATTTCAAGATTTCCAGCAAATTCAAAAAGTTTTTCTCTTGCTTTTTTCACATTTCCAAAATCTTTTATTGTTTCAATTTCTATAAAATTACCCAATTCCCTGACCTTGTCTAAAGCAATTTCAAATTCATTTTTGTAGAGGTAAACTTCTCTTTGTTTTTCGACTTTAACCAGTTTTTTTAAATCAAGGGCAGAAAAAATTTTTTTCAATTGATTCGGGTTACTGATTTCGGTTTCAAATTCATCACAGTGAGTGCCAGAATCAGAATTTTTAGGGTAATACCAGTGTTTGTAATTTAGAATGGCCTTATTGCCTCTTTTTCTGATGCTCAGCCATTCAAAAGGATTTTTTGGTTTCACAAAATTTCTGTGGGAAGGAGTGAAATATTCATCTATTTGATGAGACTTTTTCACAAACTTTGCGGTTTTCTTCAATTTATTTTTTATTTTAAAGAAAGTGTTTTTATTAATAGGAAATCTAATTTCAATTTCCACATTTTTTGCCATGAATGGGGTTGCAGGGATTTGAACCCTGACATCTTGGTCTGGAGCCAAGCGCGCTACCAGGTTAACGCCACAACCCCTTAAAATAAATCTTAAAAGAAA
Coding sequences:
- a CDS encoding AAA family ATPase, with the translated sequence MMLKETLRSIVKTQNTEILKSDYGIEREKLKQIDLRASFALVMSGARRCGKSTLLRQLMKKIKKSYYFNFEDPRTVDFDVRDFQKLNEVFVEEFGKSNYYFFDEIQNVGKWELFVRAILDKKKICCHYWF
- the proS gene encoding proline--tRNA ligase, whose product is MKEKGSEKEEKVTFNIDKEKNFSEWFTEIIKRAELADLRYNVKGFIVFQPWSVISMELMYAELERILRMKGHKPYWYPAVIPESNFKLEKEHVEGFAPQVFWVTETGAGEKLEERLALRPTSETAFYQMFALWIRSYKDLPFKSYQRAQVFRYETKATRPFLRSREIYWIESHNAFASREDSIKQVKEDMQSTKELLYDFLCVPFIFFERPQWDKFAGAESTYAADSLMPDGRVVQLPSTHLLGQNFSKPFNITFKDEKGSDQYVWNTCYGPAVSRIFAVMMAIHGDNNGLVFPFTVSPVQVIIIPIFDEKNKEKVLAEAEKGRKELSELDLRAEIDAGEERLGDKLYFWEMKGIPLRIELGEKELKGKKALLFRRDTKKKELVALNELKKKILAEGRNLNESLRKKAEKFLQESIVEAKSIEEAKKLVQKGKIARVEFCSIGLDAVKCAEAIEKEAQASVRGKRIDLEEKTKGNCIVCGKKASVIVYIARSY
- a CDS encoding GNAT family N-acetyltransferase: MRITITLKPNEKYLNEISSMIKKEFDYIKEPKEKITQKLKEGNSIVFAAKQGRALAGFIFLKLRGETAGIDGFAVKEKFRGKGIGSKLLRHSINFLKKKNFSIALLSVYCSNRNAIKLYRKHGFIENRGKTKKIKGRKIALFELLLPRKGRTTQSVS
- the cyaB gene encoding class IV adenylate cyclase, encoding MAKNVEIEIRFPINKNTFFKIKNKLKKTAKFVKKSHQIDEYFTPSHRNFVKPKNPFEWLSIRKRGNKAILNYKHWYYPKNSDSGTHCDEFETEISNPNQLKKIFSALDLKKLVKVEKQREVYLYKNEFEIALDKVRELGNFIEIETIKDFGNVKKAREKLFEFAGNLEIDISKIDKKGFPYLLMKRKGFLKF